Within the Cryptococcus neoformans var. neoformans B-3501A chromosome 1, whole genome shotgun sequence genome, the region ATTCGTTGCTGCACTCAGTATTATCCGTCTGATATTCTGTCCAAATCTCCGTCATTCGTACAAATATAACATATGGAATGCTTGTATGGCGAATACTTGATCGATGTATGGGCACCGGCCATTGTTAGCTAGCATCAACAAGAACACGAACGGAAAAAGGCTACATACATACCTCAATATTATCCTTTTCTTGCCTACTAATCACTTACGTAGCCCAACTAATCTCACGCATCCACAGAACCGCAGTACATACGTCTCTTCTGGTCCATTTCAACTGGCATGTAAACGTCCTGGGATCTATTAAGTCTGAAAGAACTGAAGATTTACAGACTGCAGATCATCGCGACCATTCCCATTCGCACGATCTGCTCATTACGTACCGAGCTTTTCAGATGCCATTAAGCCAGACGAAAGACTTCTATATCCTAGTAGTCGTTGCACACACCTGTTTCTAATATTTATGATATACAGAGGAATATATCATACAAAGAGATTATTGCCTTTGGTAGCACTTGTTGGTGACAAATGCGGTATAATTTTGTCGGCTGCTGTGCTAGGCTTTGTTTGTGCATTCGGTTATATATGCCTTTTACTCACTTCaatgataataataatggCCTTACTTACTTGCTCGTTAGAGGCATGATGGACTCAGTTACCTCTTATTTCGTTCGATGCGATGTATTACGTTGCACGTACGGCGCCGACTCGGCCCTACCCGGCGGGCATTAAAAAGATCCGGGCCGTTGAGTTCGGGGGGACGGAAGACCGCTGGACTCTTTCTGCTGGTTAGTTATCTGATAACTATACTTGAGTTGTAGCCGGAGTATCCGCTGGTGGAGTGAAATGAAAGGGCAACGAATATAAATATACGTATATATTGAGTCTTTTAGTCAAATACcccatcttttcctctaCCTCCTTATCCCAAACATTGCCATTATCTGTGCATATACGCTGACTCCACTGGTATATCCTTAACCCTGTATTTACTGTACTGTGATCAAAGCCCCTCCTGATTAGTGTGCGTCTCTTCAACTTCATTATATTATCTTCACATGTCTCCGATCTTACTTCTCAATCTCTGCTTCAGATATCCGCAGCAATACAAGGACTCAATTTTGCCAATCtttaccttcttctttataCGACGGAAACGGTATGGCCAAGTCCGCGATGTGCACCGTCGTTGTCCTCGGCGCCTCCTACGGCGGCTGTCCCGCTGTCAAGATCTTGGCGGAGAAGCTTCCTCGTAATTGCAAGTTGATTGCTATTGATAGGAATACGCATATGAACCGTAGGTCTTCCCCAATCTTATATCTTGACTCTTTCAAGGATTCGTGTTCAAGATACAACAAGAGCTGATTTATCCTTGCCCATATCTAGACGTCTATACGTTCTCCCGCTTTACGGTCAAGACCAAACATGCTCCCAAGAGTTTCATACCTTATAAACATTTGCTCGACCCACAACCCAAGCTTGCGCCCGAAATAGATCTTTCAACTCCCCCTGAAACACCGCCCATTCATCCGTCCGTCCTTGACCAGGAGGATGACGTTCTAGCTGGAAGAGCGAGACATCAGTTTATTCAAGGCGTGGTCACCAAGTTATCTTCGAAGGAGGTCACCTTCGTTCGTCCTAGTGAAGAGGACCGTCCGGCTTTTAAAGATGTCGCTTTCAAAAGTGTCCCTGCGGCTAATGTTGATAGCAAGGAGGTCAATATGACGTACGGCGAATTTGACGGGccggaagagaagattgagtACAACTACCTACTCTACGCCCTTGGCAGTACCCTTCCCGATCCTGTTAACGTCTGGCAACCTCTCAGCGGCCAGCCGCGGGTTACGGGAGATGAGCGAAAGCTAGGGAATAAGAAGCGTGGCTTAAAGTTCATGGCCATCCAATCAGAAAAGTTCAAGGCGGCGGGTAGAATCTTGATAATCGGAGGAGGCGCGTTGGGAATTCAGTATGCGACTGATTTGAAGGATGTGTATcccgagaagaagattacGCTGCTACATTCAAGGACGAGGCTGTTACCCATCTACCCCATCAAGCTGCATGTCACAGGTAGACTCTTATTTTCtatccccttccttctaTGGTTAAGCGCTGATAAAAATGCAGTTATGGAAGCCCTCACCAAGATGGGGGTCGATGTCGTACTTGGAGAACGAGTGATGACATGGCCCGATGAGCCTGAAGTGCTTGATGGAAAGACCAAATATGTTACTACTGATAAAGGCCGTACATTTGAAGCAGACATCGTTGTAAATTTCTGGACCCTgcgttctccttttcccaatTCAGTTGAAGAGACTGACGCATCAATCGTTTCAGCTGCCATGTACAGGCCAAAGACCCCACGTTTCCTTGATGGCGGAGCTTGACCCTGCACTCATTTCACCTATGACCGGTCGTATTCGCGTACTCCCCACTCAGCAAGTCTGTCCCTCCCGGCTAGCGTCTGTAGAAAACACGGAAAAGCAATTTTCCAAATCATTCATGCCTACCGTAACGCCTCCCTTGacctcttcatctgccACTTCCATTGGTTCCGACGAAGATCAGCTTCAAACCCAGAAAGATTACAATCACATCTTCGCCATTGGAGATTGTGCGCAGACTAAAGCTATCCAAGCTGGACATACAGCTTTTGGCCAAGGGGAAGTCGCTGCCAGGAACATTTTGAGGTTgattgagaaagaaggagaagcgggAAAGATAAATGACGAGGAGTTGGAGGAATACGAGGCGCCTAAGCCTGCTATCAAGCTCACGCTTGGCATTGTAAGTCTTCTTTCATGTTTCGACAGGCAAAAATGTTGGAGATGGCGTTTTGACGGACCTCGTGTAGAAAAATGGGGTACTGGTAGACGGAGAAAGTGTGACGCCTAACAATACGGGCGAAGAAGACCTGCACGCCCTGCTCATGTGGTATGTCTTTACTTTCCTCCAGTCCCTTCTGTTGGCGGGCAGTGCTGATAGAGGATGTAGGGGACTTCCTAATGCGGTGGGGATGGACATCAACGAGTAAACTAGCATGGTCGAAGAGGTGACGACCCGTTGTTGATATTATCATACATACCATGCATGTTCGTTGTCTCGTAACACTTTGTATTTCGTTTTACACTGCCGCTGAATGAGTTCATGCGTTATGCCTTAACTCTTTCAAAATATAGGCTTCTCAGAGCAGTGTCGCGTGTTCTGTACTTTCGCTTTCACATTTTGATCTTTGCTCTGTACTACATGAAGCCAGCAGAAGCAGTTCAGACCCGAAAGACGGTTTGGGATGAAACACATGCGGCCGCGGAAGAGCAGAAATATTGATTTGAGTGATGGCAATCATTGCCACGAGCA harbors:
- a CDS encoding hypothetical protein (Match to ESTs gb|CF188210.1|CF188210, gb|CF188211.1|CF188211; HMMPfam hit to Pyr_redox, Pyridine nucleotide-disulphide oxidoreductase, score: 35.5, E(): 1.8e-08), translated to MAKSAMCTVVVLGASYGGCPAVKILAEKLPRNCKLIAIDRNTHMNHVYTFSRFTVKTKHAPKSFIPYKHLLDPQPKLAPEIDLSTPPETPPIHPSVLDQEDDVLAGRARHQFIQGVVTKLSSKEVTFVRPSEEDRPAFKDVAFKSVPAANVDSKEVNMTYGEFDGPEEKIEYNYLLYALGSTLPDPVNVWQPLSGQPRVTGDERKLGNKKRGLKFMAIQSEKFKAAGRILIIGGGALGIQYATDLKDVYPEKKITLLHSRTRLLPIYPIKLHVTVMEALTKMGVDVVLGERVMTWPDEPEVLDGKTKYVTTDKGRTFEADIVLPCTGQRPHVSLMAELDPALISPMTGRIRVLPTQQVCPSRLASVENTEKQFSKSFMPTVTPPLTSSSATSIGSDEDQLQTQKDYNHIFAIGDCAQTKAIQAGHTAFGQGEVAARNILRLIEKEGEAGKINDEELEEYEAPKPAIKLTLGIKNGVLVDGESVTPNNTGEEDLHALLMWGLPNAVGMDINE